One window from the genome of Natronomonas pharaonis DSM 2160 encodes:
- a CDS encoding phosphoribosylanthranilate isomerase — MTRVKVCGITNRSDLDTAVDAGVDAVGLIVDVDVQTPREISPQQAAELAAATPPFVTAVLVTMADVPDAATELVEAVRPDAVQVHGESTPDALASLGAAVEADVIKATDPGTAATYDGHADAVLVDSLDESGAGGTGTVHDWDRTGELVESLQSPVVLAGGLTPENVADAVEAAAPFAVDVASGVEAESGQKDADAVSAFVDAAGGCQ, encoded by the coding sequence ATGACGCGGGTGAAGGTCTGCGGCATCACGAACCGCTCGGACCTCGACACCGCTGTTGATGCCGGCGTTGACGCGGTCGGTCTCATCGTCGATGTCGATGTCCAGACGCCCCGGGAGATATCGCCACAGCAGGCGGCGGAACTAGCCGCAGCGACGCCGCCGTTCGTGACGGCGGTGCTCGTCACGATGGCGGACGTACCGGACGCTGCGACCGAGTTGGTTGAGGCGGTACGCCCGGACGCCGTACAGGTCCACGGTGAATCCACTCCGGACGCGCTCGCCTCGCTCGGGGCGGCCGTCGAGGCCGATGTCATCAAGGCGACCGACCCCGGAACGGCAGCCACGTACGACGGGCATGCCGATGCCGTGCTTGTCGACTCGCTTGACGAATCGGGCGCAGGGGGTACGGGGACCGTCCATGACTGGGACCGAACGGGAGAGCTCGTCGAGTCGCTTCAGTCGCCGGTCGTACTCGCCGGTGGGCTAACCCCCGAAAACGTTGCTGACGCCGTCGAAGCGGCCGCGCCGTTCGCCGTCGATGTTGCAAGCGGCGTCGAGGCGGAATCGGGGCAAAAAGACGCCGACGCCGTCTCTGCCTTCGTCGATGCAGCGGGGGGATGCCAGTGA